A section of the Rubritalea squalenifaciens DSM 18772 genome encodes:
- the carA gene encoding glutamine-hydrolyzing carbamoyl-phosphate synthase small subunit, translating into MKATTKAILALEDGRTFEGEAFGHTGTTTGEICFNTSMTGYQEIITDPSYRGQVVTMTYPLIGNYGVNPEDAESSSPHVRGLVIGELSPIASNFRSRQTLPEYFAEHQIIGIEGVDTRALTKHLRTAGAMRCCISTELSAEEAVKAANDAPPMEGSDFVKEVSTESNYHWDKESRLWNIPSPSQDREGYYEELPEAKYKLVAFDFGIKYNILRSMRQAGFDIEVVNSRATAEEVLALNPDGIFLSNGPGDPAALDYIHAEVKKLLGKKPIFGICLGHQILTHAFGGTTYKLKFGHRGGNQPVKDLRTGKISITAQNHGFATDPDSLPDDVEITHINLNDDTVEGFRHKTYPAFSVQYHPEAAPGPNDAKYFFDEFAEMIENFSAK; encoded by the coding sequence ATGAAAGCTACTACCAAAGCCATACTCGCATTAGAAGACGGCCGAACCTTTGAAGGTGAAGCATTTGGACACACCGGAACCACAACCGGGGAGATCTGCTTCAATACCTCCATGACCGGATACCAGGAGATCATCACCGATCCATCCTATCGTGGTCAGGTAGTTACAATGACCTACCCACTGATCGGCAACTACGGAGTTAATCCTGAGGACGCCGAGTCCTCCTCTCCTCATGTCCGAGGTCTGGTCATCGGTGAACTTTCACCAATCGCCTCCAACTTCCGATCACGCCAGACACTCCCAGAGTATTTTGCAGAGCACCAAATCATCGGTATCGAGGGTGTAGACACTCGCGCGCTCACCAAGCACCTGCGTACAGCAGGCGCCATGCGCTGCTGTATCTCCACAGAGCTTTCAGCCGAAGAAGCAGTCAAAGCTGCCAATGATGCCCCACCAATGGAAGGCTCAGACTTTGTGAAAGAAGTCTCCACCGAGTCCAACTACCACTGGGACAAAGAATCACGCCTCTGGAATATCCCTAGCCCATCTCAAGACCGCGAGGGCTACTACGAAGAACTTCCTGAGGCAAAATACAAGCTGGTAGCATTCGACTTTGGTATCAAATACAACATTCTCCGCAGCATGCGCCAGGCAGGCTTCGACATCGAAGTCGTCAACTCCCGCGCCACCGCTGAAGAAGTGCTCGCTCTTAACCCGGACGGAATCTTCCTCTCCAACGGCCCAGGCGACCCGGCCGCTCTCGATTACATTCACGCAGAGGTGAAGAAGCTCCTCGGCAAGAAGCCAATCTTTGGCATTTGCCTCGGCCACCAGATCCTCACCCACGCCTTCGGCGGCACGACCTACAAACTGAAGTTCGGCCACCGTGGCGGCAACCAACCGGTCAAGGATCTCCGAACCGGCAAGATTTCCATTACCGCTCAGAACCACGGCTTTGCTACTGACCCAGACAGCCTGCCGGACGACGTGGAAATCACCCACATCAACCTCAACGACGACACGGTTGAAGGCTTCCGTCACAAGACTTATCCAGCCTTCTCCGTACAGTATCACCCTGAAGCAGCTCCCGGACCGAACGACGCGAAGTACTTCTTCGACGAATTCGCTGAGATGATCGAAAACTTCTCAGCCAAGTAA